One window from the genome of Thermus sediminis encodes:
- the ldrP gene encoding transcriptional regulator LdrP, with translation MKKFARKETIYLRGESAHTLYRLEEGLVRIVELLPDGRLITLRHVLPGDYFGEEALEGKRYRYTAEAMTDVLVQGFDPRAMNHEALHAVARNLARQMRRVHAYETHLQMGELRARTARYLLFLADTPASFRDEKGLYVTASHEEIADATASTRESVSKILSDMRQQGLIATAYRKVYLLDLKALEEEAEGVLEAA, from the coding sequence ATGAAGAAGTTCGCCCGCAAGGAAACCATCTACCTGAGAGGGGAGAGTGCCCACACCCTTTACCGCCTGGAGGAGGGCCTGGTGCGCATCGTGGAGCTCCTGCCCGACGGCCGCCTCATCACCCTGCGCCACGTCCTGCCCGGGGACTACTTCGGGGAGGAGGCCCTGGAGGGCAAGCGCTACCGCTACACCGCCGAGGCCATGACGGATGTTCTGGTCCAGGGCTTTGACCCCAGGGCCATGAACCACGAGGCCCTCCATGCGGTGGCCCGGAACCTAGCCCGGCAGATGCGCCGGGTCCACGCCTACGAGACCCACCTGCAGATGGGGGAGCTCAGGGCCCGCACCGCCCGCTACCTCCTCTTCCTGGCCGATACCCCAGCCTCCTTCCGGGACGAGAAAGGGCTTTACGTGACCGCCTCCCACGAGGAGATCGCCGACGCCACCGCCTCCACCCGGGAGTCCGTCTCCAAGATCCTTTCGGACATGCGCCAACAGGGCCTCATCGCCACCGCCTACCGCAAGGTCTACCTCCTGGACCTGAAGGCCTTAGAGGAGGAGGCGGAAGGCGTTTTGGAGGCCGCCTAG